AGCGGCGAGAGGTATGGACAAATGGGCTAACGGGGACTCTCCAACCGCCGAATTTGAGGAGCAAGTGTTCATACACAAACCGCGCGCGGATTCGGACGGTTGGTCGAAGGCAACCGTTTGCAATCCCACGCTGCATGGCGGAACGGCCTTGACGGTATCGTTTCGTCCGGACCAATTGCCGGGACTCTTCACATGGCGCATGCTCGGGTTCGGATCGTACGTCATGGCAGTGGAGCCTGCGAATTGTGCCAATGTCGGTGGACGACGCGCCGCCGGGGATGGGTTGCCTTTTCTCGGGCCGGGCGAAGTGCGCGAATATATTCTCCGCTTTGAGGTTCGCTCGGGACCGTCCGAGTGCATGACACAAGCGATTCAATAGAACCATTTCGCCTGAAAGAGTCCCCAAGGTACTGCAGAACCGCGAGCTATGCTCCGAGCCTGCGTATTCTTATTGCTGCTGGGTGCCATCGGCTGCACGCGCACTGCACCGGGCTCCTCGCAGACGGCTCGTCATCCGTGGACCGAGCCGGAGACGCTGCGCATCGCAATGGTCGCCAATCCGAAGACGCTCAATCCCCTTCTCTCGACGCAAGCCTTGGAGGCGATCGCCGAAGCGTTCATCTTCGATCCGCTGGTAGCCACGGATCCCGAGGGTCACGATTATCCGGTGCTGGCGTCGGTCGTGCCGACCCTGGAGAACGGCGGAATATCGAAAGACGGCCTGACGATCACGTATCATTTGCGTCACGGCGTGCGATGGCATGACAATGCTCCGTTCACGAGCCGCGACGTGCGATTCAGCTTCGATGCAATCATGAACGACAATACCGCGGTCTCTTCGCGGCACGGATACGACGACGTCGCCCGCATCAGCACGCCCGACGCTTACACCGCGATCATTCACTTGAAGCGGCCGTTCGCTCCGGCCGTTCACACGTTCTTCGCGCACAGCGATACGCCGTACATGATTTTGCCGGCGCACCTCCTCGAACGCTACACCAGTCTCGATCGAGTCGCGTTTAACTCGCATCCCATTGGAACCGGGCCATTTCGCTTCGTGCGCTGGTTGCGGGGCGATCGCATCGAGTACGTTGCAAATGACGACTACTTCCTGGGCAAGCCGAAGTTGCGGCATATCATCCTTCACATCGTTCCGGATGAGAATACGATCGCAAACGAGCTCCGATCCCATGAGATCGACTGGTTCATTCAAGCGTCACCGCGCACGTATCCACAAATCAAAGGGATTCCGGGAATCGACGTTCGGCTCGTCAGTTTCAACGGAAACGACGCCATGCAAATCAACGTGAGCAAACCGCCGCTCGACGATGCGCGCGTCCGGCGCGCGGTCGGGCTCGCGATTGACAAACGCGCGCTGGTCCAAAAGGTCACCTTCGGAACCACGGTCCCCGCGAAGGAAGATTTGCCGCCATTCATGTGGGCAGCCGATCCAACCGCGGGCGAGGATTCTCGCGACCTACCGGGAGCTCGAGCGCTGCTCGATGAGGCCGGATGGAAGATGGGGAGCGACGGCATACGGCATCGCAACGGCGTTGGGCTGACATTCGAAATTGCGCTTCGTAGCGAAACCGCTACCGATCGTGACCGCGGCGTCCTGATTGCAGCAATGCTGCACGACGCAGGCTTCGACGTTCATCTCAAGGCTTTCAATACGTCAATGCTCTACGCGACGTTTGCGCAAAACGGCATTCTCGCCAGTGGGCGCTTTCAAGCTGCGCTGACGGATTGGTACGCCGGCGTCGATCCGGACGATTCGACCCAGCTCATGTGCGACCAGAGACCGCCGAGCGGCTGGAATTGGTCGCGTTATTGCAGCTCGCAGATGGACGCGGCCCAACGGACCGCGCTTACGCACTACGACCGTGCCACGCGCAAGGCGGCCTATTCGAAGATCGAGCATCTTCTGGCCGCCGATACACCGTTTGTGTACCTCTGGTGGCTGCGGCAGATCGAAGCGATCAACGACGACTTGAAGAACTTCCGTCCCAACGGGATCATCGAAAATTGGAACTCGTATCAATGGTCAATCTAGCGTGAGACCATCGACGTTTTCAATCGTGGCCGTCGATCTTGCAGAGGGCGAACTTGGCGTTGCGGTGCAGTCGAAGTTTCTTGCCGTGGGTGCAGCAGTGCCATGGCTCGAAGCCGGTGTCGGCGCGGTTGCGACGCA
This genomic stretch from Candidatus Baltobacteraceae bacterium harbors:
- a CDS encoding peptide ABC transporter substrate-binding protein, with product MLRACVFLLLLGAIGCTRTAPGSSQTARHPWTEPETLRIAMVANPKTLNPLLSTQALEAIAEAFIFDPLVATDPEGHDYPVLASVVPTLENGGISKDGLTITYHLRHGVRWHDNAPFTSRDVRFSFDAIMNDNTAVSSRHGYDDVARISTPDAYTAIIHLKRPFAPAVHTFFAHSDTPYMILPAHLLERYTSLDRVAFNSHPIGTGPFRFVRWLRGDRIEYVANDDYFLGKPKLRHIILHIVPDENTIANELRSHEIDWFIQASPRTYPQIKGIPGIDVRLVSFNGNDAMQINVSKPPLDDARVRRAVGLAIDKRALVQKVTFGTTVPAKEDLPPFMWAADPTAGEDSRDLPGARALLDEAGWKMGSDGIRHRNGVGLTFEIALRSETATDRDRGVLIAAMLHDAGFDVHLKAFNTSMLYATFAQNGILASGRFQAALTDWYAGVDPDDSTQLMCDQRPPSGWNWSRYCSSQMDAAQRTALTHYDRATRKAAYSKIEHLLAADTPFVYLWWLRQIEAINDDLKNFRPNGIIENWNSYQWSI